From Drosophila yakuba strain Tai18E2 chromosome 2L, Prin_Dyak_Tai18E2_2.1, whole genome shotgun sequence, one genomic window encodes:
- the LOC6527784 gene encoding lysosomal alpha-mannosidase, translating into MKLLGIVLCVAFLALQAKSAQAVCGYESCHETKSNMVNIHLVPHSHDDVGWLKTVDQYYYGHRNNIQHAGVQYIIDTVISELIKNPDRRFIQVETSFFSKWWDEQSETMRAIVKKLVDEGRLQFINGAWSMNDEAAVNYQSVIDQFTVGLKFLDDTFGVCGRPRVGWQIDPFGHSREQASIYAQMGFDGEFFSRMDHNDKGRRMNDLALEMIWDASESMSQVKLFTGLLYTFYWDTPGFCFDVHCSDDPIIDSDSYDNNVKSRVDGFIAYAAEVAAKFRTNHIMIPMGGDFQYEDAEVNYKNMDKLIKYVNERQSSGSKYNIIYSTPTCYLNSVHKSVQSYPNKTLDFFPYGSDTNSFWTGYYTSRPTQKRFERDGNHILQVAKQLSAFAELSSAEQKEDLEYLREIMGVMQHHDAITGTEKQHVSDDYDRILYDAILGGVNTARDGLRKLTNLPNGEFESCLQLNISQCAFTKDGADNVVVTVYNPLAHTTKQYVRVPVKNENYQVTDDKGRVVASELLPVPTEVLALEFRDQDTQHELVFKATVDKIASYYIKKVDSKESSTAVRIISQPKTNAETYDDGETTVQTSLIKLVLDNKTGLLKRVEMNGVSENIEQSYGLYRTYDSGAYVFRQYNQGDFVIQEDGVEFTVYEGALVKEVHQRFSDYISQVIRISEDKPYVEFEWLVGPIPVEEDFGTEVVTIFSSEIASEGVFYTDSNGRELIRREKNQREDFTPELAVQPTSGNYYPITSRIALQDSKKRLAILNDRAQGGSSMKDGQIELMLHRRLVRDDGYGVGEALNEEKYGQPLIARGKVFLILNAADESTAAEREAEKEFHLPLWKFFSKNSGSTTAAAKSVPSFDDFPKSVHLLTLEPFNDDEILLRVENFKDHIEGKVVSFNIRPIFDYLNGVEIRETTLDGNLPLSDMKQFKFHAEGSGVRGSEPEYYTSSHKPLSANQTQDAAEFAVTLYPMQIRTFIIKH; encoded by the exons ACATGGTCAACATACACTTGGTGCCCCACTCCCACGACGATGTGGGCTGGCTGAAGACCGTCGATCAGTACTACTATGGACACAGGAACAACATTCAGCACGCTGGAGTGCAGTACATCATCGACACCGTCATCTCCGAGCTGATCAAGAATCCCGATCGTCGGTTCATCCAGGTGGAGACGTCCTTTTTCTCCAAATGGTGGGACGAGCAGTCGGAGACCATGCGGGCAATCGTGAAGAAGCTGGTGGACGAGGGTCGCCTTCAGTTCATCAACGGAGCCTGGAGCATGAACGATGAGGCTGCCGTGAACTACCAGAGTGTGATCGACCAGTTCACAGTTGGATTGAA GTTCCTGGATGACACTTTTGGAGTTTGTGGTCGCCCTCGTGTTGGATGGCAAATAGATCCCTTTGGTCACTCCCGTGAACAAGCCTCAATCTACGCCCAGATGGGATTCGATGGCGAGTTCTTTTCCCGCATGGATCACAACGACAAAGGTAGACGAATGAACGACCTGGCTCTTGAGATGATTTGGGATGCCAGTGAGTCGATGAGCCAAGTCAAGCTCTTCACTGGACTCCTGTACACCTTCTACTGGGACACTCCCGGTTTCTGCTTTGATGTTCACTGCAGCGACGATCCAATCATTGACAGCGATAGTTACGACAACAATGTCAAGTCGAGGGTGGATGGTTTCATCGCCTACGCCGCCGAAGTAGCCGCAAAGTTCCGCACCAACCACATTATGATTCCAATGGGCGGTGACTTCCAGTACGAAGATGCCGAGGTGAACTACAAGAACATGGACAAACTGATCAA GTACGTCAACGAACGTCAATCCAGTGGCTCGAAGTACAACATCATCTACTCAACACCCACGTGCTACTTGAACTCCGTGCACAAGAGTGTGCAGTCCTACCCGAACAAAACTCTGGATTTCTTCCCCTACGGCAGTGATACCAACAGCTTTTGGACTGGCTATTACACCTCCCGACCCACCCAGAAGCGCTTCGAGCGTGATGGCAACCATATCCTGCAGGTGGCCAAGCAGCTCAGCGCCTTCGCCGAGCTCTCGAGTGCGGAACAGAAGGAGGACCTGGAGTACCTTCGCGAGATCATGGGTGTGATGCAGCACCACGACGCCATCACTGGCACCGAGAAGCAGCATGTGTCCGATGACTACGATCGCATTCTGTACGACGCCATCCTCGGAGGAGTTAACACTGCCCGCGATGGTCTCCGCAAGCTGACCAATCTGCCCAACGGAGAGTTCGAGAGTTGCCTGCAGTTGAACATCAGCCAGTGTGCCTTCACCAAGGACGGTGCCGACAACGTGGTGGTGACCGTGTACAACCCATTGGCCCACACCACCAAGCAATATGTGCGCGTGCCTGTGAAGAACGAGAACTACCAGGTGACCGATGACAAGGGCCGTGTGGTGGCCTCCGAATTGCTTCCAGTGCCCACGGAGGTGCTGGCTCTGGAGTTCCGTGACCAGGACACTCAGCACGAGTTGGTCTTCAAGGCAACCGTTGACAAAATCGCCAGCTACTACATTAAGAAGGTTGATAGTAAGGAGAGTTCGACAGCCGTTAGGATTATTTCTCAACCCAAGACGAATGCTGAGACCTACGATGACGGAGAGACTACTGTGCAGACCTCG CTGATCAAGTTGGTGCTCGACAACAAAACTGGGCTATTGAAGAGGGTTGAAATGAACGGAGTATCCGAGAACATTGAGCAGAGCTATGGTCTGTATAGGACCTATGACTCCGGTGCCTATGTGTTCCGTCAGTACAACCAAGGAGACTTCGTCATCCAGGAAGACGGTGTCGAGTTCACCGTTTACGAGGGAGCTTTAGTCAAAGAAGTTCACCAGCGCTTCAGCGACTACATTTCCCAGGTCATCCGTATCAGCGAGGACAAACCCTACGTGGAATTCGAGTGGCTTGTCGGCCCCATTCCAGTTGAAGAGGACTTTGGCACGGAAGTAGTTACTATCTTCAGCAGTGAAATTGCCTCCGAAGGCGTGTTCTATACTGATTCCAATGGACGCGAGCTGATTAGGCGCGAAAAGAACCAACGAGAGGACTTCACCCCTGAGCTTGCTGTCCAGCCTACTTCCGGAAACTACTATCCCATCACATCCCGCATTGCTCTGCAGGACAGCAAGAAGCGCCTTGCGATCCTTAACGATCGTGCTCAGGGAGGTTCTAGCATGAAGGATGGTCAAATCGAACTCATGTTGCACCGCCGACTCGTCCGTGATGATGGCTACGGAGTGGGAGAGGCCCTGAACGAGGAGAAGTACGGCCAGCCCCTGATTGCCCGTGGTAAGGTGTTCCTTATCCTGAACGCCGCCGATGAATCCACTGCCGCGGAGCGCGAAGCCGAAAAGGAGTTCCACCTGCCCCTTTGGAAGTTCTTCAGCAAGAACAGTGGAAGCACCACCGCTGCTGCCAAGTCGGTTCCCAGCTTTGACGACTTCCCCAAGTCGGTGCATCTGCTCACCCTGGAGCCCTTCAACGACGATGAGATTCTGCTGCGTGTGGAGAACTTCAAGGATCACATCGAAGGCAAAGTGGTCAGCTTCAACATTCGCCCCATCTTTGACTATCTGAACGGTGTCGAAATCCGCGAAACCACCTTGGATGGCAACCTGCCATTGAGTGACATGAAACAATTCAAGTTCCACGCTGAGGGTTCCGGAGTTAGGGGATCAGAACCTGAGTACTACACCTCGTCCCACAAGCCGCTTTCCGCCAATCAGACCCAGGATGCCGCAGAGTTTGCTGTCACCTTGTATCCAATGCAGATTCGCACATTCATcattaaacattaa